A portion of the Oncorhynchus tshawytscha isolate Ot180627B unplaced genomic scaffold, Otsh_v2.0 Un_scaffold_9311_pilon_pilon, whole genome shotgun sequence genome contains these proteins:
- the LOC112243578 gene encoding NACHT, LRR and PYD domains-containing protein 1 homolog codes for MATSKDQDVDNCETSTPEQSNPLLPQLSQLDELSNVIERAEPSEQELKTLVSLLLSLGDNIERDLKQQNLMIDRLKVIHTKIMDKLSPGEKEGSSFITGTIRQFYKKALDSVGTILTKLAKEIGVNYSESNMCLQKEFGLKTDCPKECLNCDHIKSSMSWIQVEPFVSTEDETTVYTLDSSTAGHYECILSGLRWVCESKVSLRYQFSSWEPHRATLNNMRFEEGGPLLDITMISGKLEEISLPHFVCIDPDYPQSSLREDMKVLHVKDNRVFVEEVDEVTGFHAKLLRPSFSGRGLVLRRGLHWRVHCDLLIFRSTRALLTLHTYLIRCDPSLAREVEAQEKSYGFLRLPKPKPEKSLRKGSRFTLKTSCQSLITPEKIKLRSTRPNYFEVYIKDPAMDFEMELISEKGESAWKAEIRTEEYRDDSSTRDIEFVDEFRPQIIQRVNNVFAIADILFTKGMIGEEINANISAAPTRQAKMRVIYEALNSGGPHVKAAFFTALKEKEPFLVKDLDQ; via the coding sequence ATGGCCACATCAAAAGATCAAGATGTCGATAACTGTGAAACTAGCACTCCTGAACAGTCGAATCCTCTGCTACCCCAGTTGTCACAACTTGATGAGCTCTCCAACGTAATTGAAAGGGCAGAACCTAGTGAACAGGAATTGAAGACTTTAGTTTCACTTCTTCTGTCCCTTGGTGATAATATCGAACGCGATTTAAAACAACAGAACTTAATGATAGATAGGCTTAAAGTCATACATACCAAAATCATGGACAAACTCAGTCCTGGTGAAAAGGAAGGTAGTAGTTTCATCACTGGAACAATAAGACAGTTCTACAAAAAGGCACTGGATTCAGTAGGAACAATCCTCACTAAACTGGCCAAAGAGATTGGAGTCAACTATTCAGAGTCAAATATGTGTCTCCAAAAAGAGTTTGGCCTTAAAACCGATTGTCCAAAGGAATGTTTGAATTGCGACCATATAAAGAGCTCAATGTCCTGGATTCAGGTTGAACCCTTCGTGTCTACAGAGGATGAGACCACCGTCTACACACTCGACTCTTCTACAGCAGGGCATTACGAGTGCATCTTATCAGGGCTGCGGTGGGTATGTGAGAGCAAAGTCAGTCTGCGATACCAGTTCAGCTCCTGGGAGCCTCACAGGGCCACTCTGAACAACATGCGGTTTGAAGAAGGAGGTCCATTACTGGACATCACAATGATTTCTGGCAAACTAGAAGAAATTAGTCTGCCACACTTTGTCTGTATAGATCCAGACTACCCACAATCCTCCTTGAGAGAAGACATGAAGGTTCTACATGTGAAAGACAACAGAGTGTTTGTGGAAGAAGTGGATGAGGTGACGGGGTTCCACGCCAAACTGCTTCGTCCCTCCTTCTCTGGCAGGGGTTTGGTACTGAGACGTGGGTTGCATTGGAGAGTGCACTGTGACCTTCTGATCTTTAGGTCCACCAGAGCACTCCTCACCTTACACACATATCTGATCCGATGTGATCCTTCTCTAGCACGGGAGGTGGAGGCACAGGAGAAGTCCTATGGATTCTTAAGACTTCCAAAGCCAAAGCCGGAGAAGTCCCTTCGGAAGGGGAGTCGCTTCACCCTCAAGACCTCGTGTCAATCCTTGATTACGCCAGAAAAGATCAAGCTAAGAAGCACCAGGCCAAACTACTTTGAAGTGTACATAAAGGACCCTGCGATGGACTTTGAGATGGAGTTGATAAGTGAGAAGGGAGAATCTGCATGGAAAGCTGAAATACGAACAGAGGAATACAGAGATGATTCATCCACAAGAGACATTGAGTTTGTTGATGAATTCAGACCACAGATCATTCAAAGAGTCAATAATGTGTTTGCCATAGCAGATATTCTCTTCACAAAGGGCATGATCGGTGAAGAGATCAATGCAAATATCAGCGCTGCACCGACCCGCCAGGCCAAGATGAGAGTGATATACGAGGCACTGAATTCAGGTGGACCACACGTCAAAGCTGCATTCTTTACTGCACTCAAAGAAAAGGAACCCTTTCTAGTCAAAGACTTGGATCAATAA
- the tarbp1 gene encoding probable methyltransferase TARBP1 isoform X1 produces MSSILINALLSSCHDPDTLFNTLRWPTDSWPDTERVEALTTFIDGIGKLPQSDTSDDGDKVAFSIAKRDIFLRKVESIIWTQCLPLLLKVSNGDGACKGKRVPDGRAEITIAVCRLLSVCINTLCDTAVSGRVARAVLPSFQLPDGETEEELPGQGEGRLGIDVAIEALSVILPALSSNEELTTSILSSALSCIKTLPDALVSKITVRLIFTLLNCYSEDGIASKLRFILEDLCSWHKSDSSNTDSPVVTERALLCLTTLSDYLFSPAKLQQHTLPQSLSYTRPDPRRSLQFWRILQDGLTHKDNVSRKRALYLLKRCVALSEDEAVEFPSSSVSSEDNEEIIFRWAPDRCKLLREFWEDYALVMETLEENQIHVVRPVLNRIHTLIQTAANDSQGVSLFHPSWLLGVYQRMFHSENKSVMREGVDHLLELQVLRRPAFSLAFSQFILGPFMDVMSESSLFHRTAGQSVGECPELGVKLQVFMVTFFSSLPQENRGPVLLQLVQRLGSQHWCAVPILFLSRALSHLPPCPLLGPDGLQALREVLRCTMITHQVLLRGAAQCFLLNSALSLTDVTLVTLDDVFSLLVHFRADESLRRGTPLWNQLCDWLADSEGSFRPCVRESADGTSTSPEGETVRGYIQQQMELFLRVPASTDQTDSVPDPGEAELLAKAILLCVDIEGRTQRSGGEQTTGVSGGMDSLLRPLLDTLSRLHTNVYLPLRKTDKSLQLLLRLLQLTPARHTPAAVLQLTPARHTPAAVEKEQEDSVTVSMETMVLGVVEPIQEFILRRLSGELQELCDVERAELYLSVLKEVVLMYSVLEWNHSKVQEAYFPRLLRYVLRTLEADQIPSVAGQVSRAVAMASLAMTCEVAALGVFNLQSETTILLVHLSSYFYSPAPPPAPPLSLVNFNQTLLKPPTAAQSTGVSEQGPLLKDWGRMAAHFIRDQWTCLGYWRRIGPPGPLELPRASGSLQAAIEALSLLPSGLVLPVLDFMASMLPQVALSEEALCVEAVTVSWKLVLGLSSNPHDFWPTLQGFVTMAFHHSLLELTKEQAPGLTVTLQQIAVELMDLSQAKTGVFNVLIQHCCHTWLPSDPGSEGQSQSDAMFSSALLHLDILAEACVYGPVFRRDQRLIQEVQVYVERLGEECAANTAVPSDNRDDQFPRVCVVAFLSRLQPSNQLHERLMEELVLCLLKKDEAISKSKQRYYSNSLQHRVKNRVWQTLLMLLPKLRGEFVGTVLGRVFEAGFVSNQASVKYLIEWKMVLILVQYPEHIDRLWACFSVDQEKTKTSVCTFLSVLVHLNIIMPQLKEKAVQWRKALDVILQWCFSHNFSVRLYALLALKRVWGLEGARAEAEEGAGGADGLGGLATVVKACLHQAEAMQSTGNASKNWSRIQDHFFFGVFHPVRDYSVETIFYTFPSLSEVFEDEWIPPWKFEKLVDFSQSASLPLRNPVPDLSQIQPGDWIQQDKGDQDGVERWAEVQKKMTPWRLGIQEQEPELGLVPQQRAARLGKLHSALLVVASLIDKPTNLGGLCRTCEIFGASALVLDSLRHVSDKHFQALSVSSELWLPLLEVKPVELADFLQLKKREGYCIVGVEQTANSQSLKDYKFPVKTLLLLGNEREGIPANLLQLLDVCVEIPQQGVIRSLNVHVSAALLVWEYTRQYLPSTGVKSD; encoded by the exons ATGTCTTCTATTTTAATCAATGCCCTTTTATCAAGTTGCCATGATCCGGATACTTTGTTTAACACGTTGCGCTGGCCAACTGACTCGTGGCCGGACACAGaaagagtagaggcactgacaacGTTTATTGATGGAATTGGTAAACTACCCCAGTCTGACACATCTGACGATGGCGACAAAGTTGCCTTTTCAATTGCAAAAAGAGACATCTTTCTACGAAAAGTTGAATCGATCATTTGGACACAATGTTTACCACTTCTCTTGAAAGTCTCTAACGGAGACGGGGCGTGCAAAGGTAAACGTGTGCCAGATGGAAGGGCTGAAATCACCATCGCTGTGTGCAGGCTTCTTTCTGTCTGCATCAACACACTGTGTGACACGGCAGTTTCGGGGCGAGTCGCCCGCGCTGTCCTGCCATCCTTCCAGCTGCCAGacggggagacagaggaagagcttCCCGGCCAGGGTGAGGGGCGGCTGGGTATCGACGTGGCTATCGAAGCCTTGTCAGTCATCCTACCCGCTCTCTCATCCAACGAAGAATTGACCACGTCGATCCTCTCATCTGCCCTGTCCTGTATCAAGACGTTGCCGGATGCTCTGGTCTCCAAAATCACCGTTCGGCTTATTTTCACTCTCCTCAACTGCTACAGCGAGGATGGGATAGCGAGTAAACTCCGGTTCATTTTAGAGGATTTGTGTAGTTGGCACAAGAGTGACAGCTCAAACACGGACTCACCTGTGGTGACAGAACGCGCCTTGCTGTGTTTAACAACTCTCTCGGACTATCTCTTCTCTCCGGCTAAACTACAGCAACACACCCTTCCTCAAAGTCTGAGCTATACTCGACCTGACCCTCGTCGTTCTCTGCAGTTCTGGAGGATTCTACAAGATGGACTGACGCACAAAGACAACGTGTCCCGGAAACGGGCGTTGTACCTGCTGAAAAGGTGTGTCGCTCTGTCAGAGGATGAGGCGGTTGAGTTTCCAAGCAGTTCAGTGTCAAGTGAAG ATAATGAGGAGATCATATTCAGATGGGCCCCAGACAGATGCAAGCTGCTCAGAGAGTTCTGGGAGGACTATGCCTTGGTTATGGAGACACTGGAGGAGAACCAG ATTCACGTGGTCCGCCCTGTGCTCAACAGGATCCATACGTTGATCCAAACAGCAGCCAATGATAGTCAag GCGTCAGTCTGTTCCACCCGTCATGGCTGCTGGGTGTGTACCAGCGTATGTTCCACAGTGAGAACAAGTCCGtcatgagagagggagtggatcACCTACTGGAACTCCAGGTGCTCCGACGCCCTGCCTTCTCCCTGGCCTTCTCACAG TTCATTCTGGGTCCTTTCATGGATGTGATGTCTGAAAGCTCCCTCTTTCACAG GACTGCAGGACAGAGTGTAGGAGAGTGTCCTGAGCTGGGAGTCAAGCTGCAGGTCTTCATGGTCACGTTCTTCAGCAGCCTGCCACAGGAGAACAGAG GTCCTGTGTTGCTGCAGCTTGTCCAGCGGCTAGGTTCTCAACACTGGTGTGCTGtccccatcctcttcctctctcggGCCCTGTCCCACCttcctccctgccctctcctggGCCCTGATGGCCTGCAAGCTCTCAG GGAGGTGCTCCGCTGCACTATGATCACCCACCAGGTGCTACTGAGAGGAGCTGCCCAGTGTTTCCTGCTGAACAGTGCCCTCTCCCTGACAGATGTG ACCTTAGTGACATTGGATGATGTGTTTAGTTTGCTGGTGCATTTCAGAGCAGACGAGTCTCTACGTAGAGGAACACCCCTCTGGAATCAG ctgtgtgactggctggctgacagtgAAGGCAGCTTCAGGCCCTGTGTCAGAGAATCAGCTGATGGTACCAGTACTTCTCCAGAGGGAGAGACTGTGAGAGGCTACATCCAACAACAAATGGAGCTCTTCCTCAGAGTCCCAGCTAGCACAG accagacagacagtgtcCCAGACCCAGGAGAGGCGGAGCTGCTAGCCAAGGCCATCCTACTGTGTGTTGACATAGAGGGGAGGACTCAGAGGTCTGGAGGAGAGCAGACTACTGGTGTCAGCGGTGGGATGGACTCGCTCTTACGCCCCCTACTGGACACACTGAGCAGGCTCCACACTAATGTCTACCTGCCGCTACGCAAGACAGACAAGAGCCTGCAGCTGCTGCTACGACTACTGCAGCTCACACCAGCCAGACACACCCCTGCTGCAGTACTGCAGCTCACACCAGCCAGACACACCCCTGCTGCAGTAGAGAAAGAACAAG AAGACAGTGTGACGGTCTCCATGGAAACAATGGTTCTGGGCGTGGTGGAGCCCATTCAGGAGTTTATCCTCCGAAGACTGAGTGGAGAACTTCAGGAG CTATGTGATGTAGAGCGTGCTGAGCTCTACCTGTCAGTGCTGAAGGAGGTGGTGCTGATGTACAGTGTGTTAGAGTGGAACCACTCCAAGGTACAGGAGGCCTATTTCCCCAGACTCCTCAGATACGTCCTGAGGACCCTAGAAGCTGACCAG ATCCCCTCTGTGGCGGGTCAGGTGTCCAGGGCCGTTGCCATGGCGTCGTTGGCCATGACCTGTGAGGTTGCAGCGTTGGGAGTGTTCAACCTCCAATCAGAGACCACGATTCTACTGGTCCATCTGTCTAGCTACTTCTACTCCCCTGCTCCACCCccagcccctcctctctctctggtcaacTTCAACCAGACCCTGCTGAAACCTCCAACTGCAGCTCAGTCAACAGG TGTTTCAGAGCAGGGTCCTCTCCTCAAGGACTGGGGCCGTATGGCAGCTCATTTCATCCGGGACCAGTGGACGTGCCTGGGATACTGGAGGAGAATAGGCCCACCCGGGCCCCTGGAGCTCCCCAGGGCGTCAGGGTCCCTCCAGGCTGCTATAGAGGCTCTGTCTCTGCTACCCAGTGGCCTGGTACTGCCTGTACTGGACTTCATGGCCTCCATGTTGCCACAG GTGGCGCTGTCTGAGGAGGCCCTGTGTGTAGAGGCTGTGACTGTCTCCTGGAAGCTGGTGCTGGGACTGAGCAGTAACCCTCATGACTTCTGGCCCACCCTGCAGGGCTTTGTGACCATGGCCTTTCACCACAGCCTGCTGGAGTTAACAAAGGAGCAGGCACCTGGGCTCACTGTTACTCTACAACAG ATAGCCGTTGAGTTGATGGACCTCTCCCAGGCCAAGACCGGTGTATTCAACGTTCTGATCCAACACTGCTGCCACACCTGGCTGCCCTCTGACCCAGGAAGTGAAGGCCAGAGCCAATCAGATGCCATGTTCTCCAGTGCCCTACTGCACCTTGACATCCTGGCTGAGGCATGTGTGTATGGACCTGTGTTCAGGAGGGACCAAAG GCTGATCCAGGAGGTTCAGGTCTATGTGGAGAGGCTTGGAGAGGAGTGTGCTGCTAACACTGCAGTCCCCAG tGATAACCGGGATGACCAGTTCCCACGTGTGTGTGTCGTGGCGTTCCTCAGCCGCCTCCAGCCCTCCAATCAGCTGCATGAGAGACTGATGGAAGAACTGGTTCTCTGCTTGCTGAAAAAG GATGAGGCCATATCGAAGTCAAAACAGCGTTACTATAGCAACTCCCTGCAGCATCGTGTCAAGAACAGGGTGTGGCAGACACTACTGATGCTGCTGCCCAAACTGAGaggg GAGTTTGTAGGTACTGTTCTGGGTCGTGTGTTTGAGGCAGGTTTCGTCAGTAACCAGGCCTCAGTCAAGTACCTGATAGAGTGGAAGATGGTTCTAATCCTAGTCCAGTATCCTGAACACATAGACCGACTCTGGGCCTGCTTCAGTGTG GATCAGGAGAAGACCAAGACCAGTGTCTGTACCTTCCTGTCTGTGTTGGTCCACCTCAACATCATCATGCCTCAACTCAAGGAGAAG GCAGTACAGTGGCGTAAGGCCCTGGATGTTATACTCCAGTGGTGTTTCAGCCATAACTTCAGTGTTCGTCTGTACGCCCTGCTGGCCCTGAAGAGGGTGTGGGGTCTGGAGGGGGCGAGGGCCGAGGCCGAGGAGGGGGCCGGGGGGGCGGATGGGCTCGGGGGGCTGGCCACCGTCGTTAAGGCCTGTCTGCACCAGGCTGAGGCCATGCAGAGTACTGG AAATGCCAGTAAGAACTGGAGCAGGATTCAGGACCACTTCTTCTTTGGCGTCTTTCATCCTGTTAGAGACTATAGTGTGGAA ACCATATTCTACACATTCCCCAGCCTATCAGAGGTGTTTGAGGACGAGTGGATTCCGCCCTGGAAGTTTGAGAAGTTGGTGGACTTCTCCCAGAGTGCATCTCTCCCGTTGAGGAACCCTGTCCCTGACCTAAGCCAGATTCAGCCTGGAGACTGGATCCAGCAGGATAAAG GGGATCAGGATGGTGTGGAGCGCTGGGCCGAGGTCCAGAAGAAGATGACCCCCTGGAGGTTGGGGATCCAGGAACAGGAGCCAGAGCTGGGTCTGGTGCCCCAGCAGAGAGCAGCACGCCTGGGCAAGCTGCACAGTGCCCTCCTGGTGGTTGCCTCGCTCATAGACAAGCCCACCAACCTGGGAG gtctGTGTAGGACGTGTGAGATCTTTGGGGCCAGTGCTCTGGTGTTGGACAGTCTTCGCCACGTCAGTGATAAACACTTCCAGGCCCTGAGTGTCTCCTCTGAGCTATGGCTCCCCCTACTGGAG GTGAAGCCCGTAGAACTAGCTGACTTCTTGCAGCTGAAGAAGAGGGAGGGCTACTGCATTGTGGGAGTGGAGCAGACAGCCAATAGTCAGAGTCTAAAGGACTACAAGTTCCCTGTGAAGACTCTGTTACTGCTGGG
- the tarbp1 gene encoding probable methyltransferase TARBP1 isoform X2: MGPRQMQAAQRVLGGLCLGYGDTGGEPGVSLFHPSWLLGVYQRMFHSENKSVMREGVDHLLELQVLRRPAFSLAFSQFILGPFMDVMSESSLFHRTAGQSVGECPELGVKLQVFMVTFFSSLPQENRGPVLLQLVQRLGSQHWCAVPILFLSRALSHLPPCPLLGPDGLQALREVLRCTMITHQVLLRGAAQCFLLNSALSLTDVTLVTLDDVFSLLVHFRADESLRRGTPLWNQLCDWLADSEGSFRPCVRESADGTSTSPEGETVRGYIQQQMELFLRVPASTDQTDSVPDPGEAELLAKAILLCVDIEGRTQRSGGEQTTGVSGGMDSLLRPLLDTLSRLHTNVYLPLRKTDKSLQLLLRLLQLTPARHTPAAVLQLTPARHTPAAVEKEQEDSVTVSMETMVLGVVEPIQEFILRRLSGELQELCDVERAELYLSVLKEVVLMYSVLEWNHSKVQEAYFPRLLRYVLRTLEADQIPSVAGQVSRAVAMASLAMTCEVAALGVFNLQSETTILLVHLSSYFYSPAPPPAPPLSLVNFNQTLLKPPTAAQSTGVSEQGPLLKDWGRMAAHFIRDQWTCLGYWRRIGPPGPLELPRASGSLQAAIEALSLLPSGLVLPVLDFMASMLPQVALSEEALCVEAVTVSWKLVLGLSSNPHDFWPTLQGFVTMAFHHSLLELTKEQAPGLTVTLQQIAVELMDLSQAKTGVFNVLIQHCCHTWLPSDPGSEGQSQSDAMFSSALLHLDILAEACVYGPVFRRDQRLIQEVQVYVERLGEECAANTAVPSDNRDDQFPRVCVVAFLSRLQPSNQLHERLMEELVLCLLKKDEAISKSKQRYYSNSLQHRVKNRVWQTLLMLLPKLRGEFVGTVLGRVFEAGFVSNQASVKYLIEWKMVLILVQYPEHIDRLWACFSVDQEKTKTSVCTFLSVLVHLNIIMPQLKEKAVQWRKALDVILQWCFSHNFSVRLYALLALKRVWGLEGARAEAEEGAGGADGLGGLATVVKACLHQAEAMQSTGNASKNWSRIQDHFFFGVFHPVRDYSVETIFYTFPSLSEVFEDEWIPPWKFEKLVDFSQSASLPLRNPVPDLSQIQPGDWIQQDKGDQDGVERWAEVQKKMTPWRLGIQEQEPELGLVPQQRAARLGKLHSALLVVASLIDKPTNLGGLCRTCEIFGASALVLDSLRHVSDKHFQALSVSSELWLPLLEVKPVELADFLQLKKREGYCIVGVEQTANSQSLKDYKFPVKTLLLLGNEREGIPANLLQLLDVCVEIPQQGVIRSLNVHVSAALLVWEYTRQYLPSTGVKSD; the protein is encoded by the exons ATGGGCCCCAGACAGATGCAAGCTGCTCAGAGAGTTCTGGGAGGACTATGCCTTGGTTATGGAGACACTGGAGGAGAACCAG GCGTCAGTCTGTTCCACCCGTCATGGCTGCTGGGTGTGTACCAGCGTATGTTCCACAGTGAGAACAAGTCCGtcatgagagagggagtggatcACCTACTGGAACTCCAGGTGCTCCGACGCCCTGCCTTCTCCCTGGCCTTCTCACAG TTCATTCTGGGTCCTTTCATGGATGTGATGTCTGAAAGCTCCCTCTTTCACAG GACTGCAGGACAGAGTGTAGGAGAGTGTCCTGAGCTGGGAGTCAAGCTGCAGGTCTTCATGGTCACGTTCTTCAGCAGCCTGCCACAGGAGAACAGAG GTCCTGTGTTGCTGCAGCTTGTCCAGCGGCTAGGTTCTCAACACTGGTGTGCTGtccccatcctcttcctctctcggGCCCTGTCCCACCttcctccctgccctctcctggGCCCTGATGGCCTGCAAGCTCTCAG GGAGGTGCTCCGCTGCACTATGATCACCCACCAGGTGCTACTGAGAGGAGCTGCCCAGTGTTTCCTGCTGAACAGTGCCCTCTCCCTGACAGATGTG ACCTTAGTGACATTGGATGATGTGTTTAGTTTGCTGGTGCATTTCAGAGCAGACGAGTCTCTACGTAGAGGAACACCCCTCTGGAATCAG ctgtgtgactggctggctgacagtgAAGGCAGCTTCAGGCCCTGTGTCAGAGAATCAGCTGATGGTACCAGTACTTCTCCAGAGGGAGAGACTGTGAGAGGCTACATCCAACAACAAATGGAGCTCTTCCTCAGAGTCCCAGCTAGCACAG accagacagacagtgtcCCAGACCCAGGAGAGGCGGAGCTGCTAGCCAAGGCCATCCTACTGTGTGTTGACATAGAGGGGAGGACTCAGAGGTCTGGAGGAGAGCAGACTACTGGTGTCAGCGGTGGGATGGACTCGCTCTTACGCCCCCTACTGGACACACTGAGCAGGCTCCACACTAATGTCTACCTGCCGCTACGCAAGACAGACAAGAGCCTGCAGCTGCTGCTACGACTACTGCAGCTCACACCAGCCAGACACACCCCTGCTGCAGTACTGCAGCTCACACCAGCCAGACACACCCCTGCTGCAGTAGAGAAAGAACAAG AAGACAGTGTGACGGTCTCCATGGAAACAATGGTTCTGGGCGTGGTGGAGCCCATTCAGGAGTTTATCCTCCGAAGACTGAGTGGAGAACTTCAGGAG CTATGTGATGTAGAGCGTGCTGAGCTCTACCTGTCAGTGCTGAAGGAGGTGGTGCTGATGTACAGTGTGTTAGAGTGGAACCACTCCAAGGTACAGGAGGCCTATTTCCCCAGACTCCTCAGATACGTCCTGAGGACCCTAGAAGCTGACCAG ATCCCCTCTGTGGCGGGTCAGGTGTCCAGGGCCGTTGCCATGGCGTCGTTGGCCATGACCTGTGAGGTTGCAGCGTTGGGAGTGTTCAACCTCCAATCAGAGACCACGATTCTACTGGTCCATCTGTCTAGCTACTTCTACTCCCCTGCTCCACCCccagcccctcctctctctctggtcaacTTCAACCAGACCCTGCTGAAACCTCCAACTGCAGCTCAGTCAACAGG TGTTTCAGAGCAGGGTCCTCTCCTCAAGGACTGGGGCCGTATGGCAGCTCATTTCATCCGGGACCAGTGGACGTGCCTGGGATACTGGAGGAGAATAGGCCCACCCGGGCCCCTGGAGCTCCCCAGGGCGTCAGGGTCCCTCCAGGCTGCTATAGAGGCTCTGTCTCTGCTACCCAGTGGCCTGGTACTGCCTGTACTGGACTTCATGGCCTCCATGTTGCCACAG GTGGCGCTGTCTGAGGAGGCCCTGTGTGTAGAGGCTGTGACTGTCTCCTGGAAGCTGGTGCTGGGACTGAGCAGTAACCCTCATGACTTCTGGCCCACCCTGCAGGGCTTTGTGACCATGGCCTTTCACCACAGCCTGCTGGAGTTAACAAAGGAGCAGGCACCTGGGCTCACTGTTACTCTACAACAG ATAGCCGTTGAGTTGATGGACCTCTCCCAGGCCAAGACCGGTGTATTCAACGTTCTGATCCAACACTGCTGCCACACCTGGCTGCCCTCTGACCCAGGAAGTGAAGGCCAGAGCCAATCAGATGCCATGTTCTCCAGTGCCCTACTGCACCTTGACATCCTGGCTGAGGCATGTGTGTATGGACCTGTGTTCAGGAGGGACCAAAG GCTGATCCAGGAGGTTCAGGTCTATGTGGAGAGGCTTGGAGAGGAGTGTGCTGCTAACACTGCAGTCCCCAG tGATAACCGGGATGACCAGTTCCCACGTGTGTGTGTCGTGGCGTTCCTCAGCCGCCTCCAGCCCTCCAATCAGCTGCATGAGAGACTGATGGAAGAACTGGTTCTCTGCTTGCTGAAAAAG GATGAGGCCATATCGAAGTCAAAACAGCGTTACTATAGCAACTCCCTGCAGCATCGTGTCAAGAACAGGGTGTGGCAGACACTACTGATGCTGCTGCCCAAACTGAGaggg GAGTTTGTAGGTACTGTTCTGGGTCGTGTGTTTGAGGCAGGTTTCGTCAGTAACCAGGCCTCAGTCAAGTACCTGATAGAGTGGAAGATGGTTCTAATCCTAGTCCAGTATCCTGAACACATAGACCGACTCTGGGCCTGCTTCAGTGTG GATCAGGAGAAGACCAAGACCAGTGTCTGTACCTTCCTGTCTGTGTTGGTCCACCTCAACATCATCATGCCTCAACTCAAGGAGAAG GCAGTACAGTGGCGTAAGGCCCTGGATGTTATACTCCAGTGGTGTTTCAGCCATAACTTCAGTGTTCGTCTGTACGCCCTGCTGGCCCTGAAGAGGGTGTGGGGTCTGGAGGGGGCGAGGGCCGAGGCCGAGGAGGGGGCCGGGGGGGCGGATGGGCTCGGGGGGCTGGCCACCGTCGTTAAGGCCTGTCTGCACCAGGCTGAGGCCATGCAGAGTACTGG AAATGCCAGTAAGAACTGGAGCAGGATTCAGGACCACTTCTTCTTTGGCGTCTTTCATCCTGTTAGAGACTATAGTGTGGAA ACCATATTCTACACATTCCCCAGCCTATCAGAGGTGTTTGAGGACGAGTGGATTCCGCCCTGGAAGTTTGAGAAGTTGGTGGACTTCTCCCAGAGTGCATCTCTCCCGTTGAGGAACCCTGTCCCTGACCTAAGCCAGATTCAGCCTGGAGACTGGATCCAGCAGGATAAAG GGGATCAGGATGGTGTGGAGCGCTGGGCCGAGGTCCAGAAGAAGATGACCCCCTGGAGGTTGGGGATCCAGGAACAGGAGCCAGAGCTGGGTCTGGTGCCCCAGCAGAGAGCAGCACGCCTGGGCAAGCTGCACAGTGCCCTCCTGGTGGTTGCCTCGCTCATAGACAAGCCCACCAACCTGGGAG gtctGTGTAGGACGTGTGAGATCTTTGGGGCCAGTGCTCTGGTGTTGGACAGTCTTCGCCACGTCAGTGATAAACACTTCCAGGCCCTGAGTGTCTCCTCTGAGCTATGGCTCCCCCTACTGGAG GTGAAGCCCGTAGAACTAGCTGACTTCTTGCAGCTGAAGAAGAGGGAGGGCTACTGCATTGTGGGAGTGGAGCAGACAGCCAATAGTCAGAGTCTAAAGGACTACAAGTTCCCTGTGAAGACTCTGTTACTGCTGGG